In a genomic window of Fibrobacterota bacterium:
- a CDS encoding LLM class flavin-dependent oxidoreductase yields MIPLSILDLVPVKEGATPREALAESLDLARQAERLGYRRYWVAEHHNMAGIASAATSVVIGHLAGGTASIRVGSGGIMLPNHSPMVIAEQFGTLESLYPGRIDLGLGRAPGTDLKTLRALRRSPAHANNFPEDVMELRTLLGPVQPGQTVRAVPGAGTDVPLWILGSSLYGAQLAATLGLPYAFASHFAPDSLPQALRVYRGSYQPSPKNPRPHAMVGINVVAAETDAEARRLFTSIQQAFLNIFRDTRGPFPRPIDDIETYWTPQEKEAVSGMLRYSLVGSPATVRAGLKGLLADVGPDELMVASHLFDHAARVRSYEILAEVARDLA; encoded by the coding sequence ATGATTCCTCTCTCCATCCTCGATCTGGTCCCGGTCAAAGAGGGCGCCACCCCACGGGAGGCTTTGGCGGAGAGCCTGGACCTGGCCCGGCAGGCGGAGCGCCTGGGGTACCGCCGTTATTGGGTCGCAGAGCACCATAACATGGCCGGCATCGCCAGCGCCGCCACCTCCGTCGTCATCGGCCATCTGGCAGGGGGTACCGCGAGTATCCGGGTCGGGTCCGGGGGCATCATGCTCCCGAACCATTCGCCTATGGTCATCGCGGAGCAGTTCGGCACCCTGGAGTCGCTCTACCCGGGACGCATCGACTTGGGGCTGGGACGCGCGCCCGGCACCGACCTCAAGACCTTGCGGGCCTTGCGCCGCTCGCCGGCCCATGCCAACAATTTCCCGGAAGACGTCATGGAATTGCGCACGCTCCTGGGCCCCGTGCAGCCGGGCCAAACCGTGCGCGCCGTTCCGGGCGCGGGAACGGACGTGCCCCTATGGATTCTCGGGTCCAGCCTCTATGGCGCCCAGCTGGCGGCCACCTTGGGTCTCCCTTACGCCTTCGCCTCGCATTTCGCGCCGGACTCCCTGCCGCAGGCGCTCCGTGTCTATCGCGGTAGTTACCAGCCCAGCCCGAAGAACCCCCGGCCCCATGCCATGGTGGGCATTAACGTCGTTGCCGCGGAAACCGACGCCGAGGCCCGGCGGCTCTTCACCTCCATCCAGCAGGCCTTCCTCAATATCTTCCGGGACACGCGGGGACCTTTCCCCCGGCCTATCGACGATATCGAAACCTATTGGACCCCGCAAGAGAAAGAGGCCGTATCGGGGATGTTACGCTATTCCCTGGTGGGATCGCCTGCCACGGTGCGGGCCGGGCTGAAGGGCCTCCTGGCCGATGTCGGGCCGGATGAGTTGATGGTGGCGTCGCATCTTTTCGATCATGCCGCGCGGGTGCGGTCCTATGAGATCCTGGCCGAGGTCGCGCGGGACCTGGCCTAA
- a CDS encoding chlorite dismutase family protein — translation MNTRLFSFLGGDAGVWKTIRMETLIGLPIPHVPRLDVVSGPVIQEPPGTGWLLRGITSNERYVHRGEKEDLLAKQPGLGRPEATSASLIPIRKSAAWWALTQDERRKIFEEQSNHIRIGMRYLPAIARRLHHCRDLGEDEPFDFLTWFEYAPSEEGAFENLLAELRTSPEWKYVDREIDLRLTRG, via the coding sequence ATGAATACGCGTTTGTTTTCGTTCCTGGGCGGCGATGCGGGGGTTTGGAAAACCATCCGGATGGAAACCCTCATAGGCCTCCCCATTCCCCACGTGCCCAGGTTGGACGTGGTTTCCGGTCCGGTCATCCAAGAGCCCCCGGGAACCGGATGGCTCCTCCGCGGGATCACGAGCAACGAGCGTTATGTCCATCGTGGTGAGAAAGAAGACCTGCTGGCCAAGCAGCCCGGTCTCGGACGCCCCGAAGCGACATCCGCCTCTCTCATTCCCATCCGGAAATCCGCTGCCTGGTGGGCGCTTACCCAGGATGAAAGACGGAAAATATTCGAAGAGCAATCCAATCATATCCGGATCGGGATGCGGTATCTTCCCGCCATAGCGCGGCGCTTGCATCATTGCCGGGATTTGGGGGAAGACGAGCCTTTCGATTTTCTGACTTGGTTCGAATACGCGCCTTCGGAAGAAGGGGCTTTCGAGAACCTTCTGGCCGAACTGCGGACGTCTCCGGAGTGGAAGTACGTGGACAGGGAGATTGACCTTCGCCTGACTCGCGGATGA
- a CDS encoding carboxymuconolactone decarboxylase family protein gives MPSRIPNPALSVAGVLPALQALATAARNAGLPMKTIYLMHLRASQINGCGFCVNMHSHELREIGETDDRLFGVAAWRESTFFTPAERAALDLTEAATRMSDRSDPVPDEVWNEAARHYDVPALSVLVVQISLINLWNRINVTVKRVVGEGTRWIDFQSRRA, from the coding sequence ATGCCCTCCCGCATTCCCAACCCCGCCCTGAGCGTCGCGGGCGTCCTGCCCGCCCTCCAGGCCCTGGCCACCGCCGCCCGTAACGCCGGCCTCCCCATGAAAACCATCTACCTGATGCATCTGAGGGCCAGCCAGATCAACGGCTGCGGCTTTTGCGTCAACATGCATTCCCATGAGCTCCGGGAAATCGGGGAAACCGACGACCGCCTCTTCGGCGTGGCCGCCTGGAGGGAATCGACCTTCTTCACGCCGGCCGAGCGCGCCGCCCTGGACTTGACCGAAGCCGCCACGCGCATGAGCGATCGCAGCGATCCGGTGCCGGACGAAGTATGGAACGAAGCGGCCCGCCACTATGACGTACCGGCCCTCTCGGTGCTGGTGGTGCAGATCTCCCTCATCAACCTGTGGAACCGCATCAACGTAACCGTCAAAAGGGTGGTGGGAGAGGGCACGCGCTGGATTGACTTCCAGTCCCGTCGCGCCTAG
- a CDS encoding DoxX family protein, protein MAIISTDTKSYSHAPSLTVRSARGNRKALWAGRIVSGLAAAFMAMDGMVKVLQLPVAVEGTIKLGYPPGIVLRLGLIQVAMLALYLIPRTAVLGAILWTGYLGGAIATHVRLGNPLFTHVLSPTYVAAFLWCGLWLRDPRLRAILPFVSAKPDTVG, encoded by the coding sequence ATGGCAATCATCAGCACGGATACCAAGTCTTACTCCCACGCCCCTTCCTTGACCGTCCGCTCCGCCCGCGGGAACCGCAAAGCCCTCTGGGCCGGCCGGATCGTCAGCGGGCTGGCCGCCGCCTTCATGGCTATGGACGGCATGGTCAAGGTCCTCCAATTGCCCGTCGCGGTGGAAGGCACCATCAAGCTCGGGTATCCGCCCGGCATCGTCCTCCGGCTCGGCCTCATCCAGGTCGCCATGCTGGCCCTGTACCTGATCCCGCGGACCGCGGTATTGGGAGCGATCCTCTGGACCGGTTACCTGGGCGGGGCCATCGCCACCCATGTGCGGCTCGGCAATCCGCTTTTCACCCACGTGCTCTCCCCCACCTACGTGGCCGCCTTCCTCTGGTGCGGGCTGTGGCTGCGCGATCCCCGCCTGCGCGCCATCCTGCCCTTCGTAAGCGCAAAGCCGGATACGGTCGGCTAA
- a CDS encoding sigma-70 family RNA polymerase sigma factor: MPIDAQQFETHRSALTGHCYRMLGSGLDAKDAVQETLVRAWRAADRFDGRSSLGTWLYRIATNVCLDALAERSRRHRPVELGPRGTADDPLEERPREQWLEPIPDALAVPEHEDPAQRLLLRESIRLAFVAALQHLPPKQRAALLLTEVLSWSAAEVAETLDTSVASINSALQRARSTLSSRDLGRPQAALTQAQRSRVENYVAAFERYDVAALTGLLADDAVMSMPPYTLWLQGPESIGAWLLGRGSVCRGSKLVPAPACGSPAFGQYHDQGRTPWALILLEMSGDRIASITSFLDTGTLFPLFGLPPRLSP; encoded by the coding sequence ATGCCGATCGACGCCCAGCAATTCGAAACGCACCGCTCCGCCCTCACGGGCCATTGTTACCGGATGCTGGGCTCGGGCCTGGACGCCAAGGACGCGGTGCAGGAAACCTTGGTCCGCGCCTGGCGCGCGGCCGACCGCTTCGACGGGCGCTCCTCCCTCGGCACCTGGCTCTACCGCATCGCGACCAATGTCTGCCTCGATGCCTTGGCGGAACGATCTCGTCGGCATCGCCCCGTCGAGCTCGGCCCTCGCGGAACGGCCGACGATCCCCTGGAAGAACGCCCCCGGGAGCAATGGCTCGAGCCCATTCCGGACGCGCTGGCCGTGCCGGAGCATGAGGATCCGGCCCAGCGGCTGCTCCTGCGCGAAAGCATCCGCCTCGCTTTCGTGGCGGCCCTGCAGCACCTGCCCCCCAAACAGCGGGCGGCCCTGCTCCTGACCGAGGTCCTGAGCTGGTCGGCCGCGGAGGTTGCCGAAACCCTCGACACTTCCGTCGCTTCCATCAATAGCGCGTTGCAGCGCGCCCGCTCCACCCTTTCCAGCCGCGATCTGGGCCGGCCCCAGGCCGCCCTCACCCAGGCCCAGCGCTCTAGGGTCGAGAATTACGTGGCGGCATTCGAGCGCTACGATGTGGCCGCGCTGACCGGCTTGCTCGCCGATGACGCGGTGATGTCCATGCCGCCCTACACGCTCTGGCTCCAAGGCCCCGAGTCCATCGGCGCCTGGCTCCTCGGCCGAGGCTCGGTATGCCGCGGCTCCAAACTGGTTCCCGCCCCGGCTTGCGGTTCGCCCGCCTTCGGGCAGTACCATGATCAGGGCCGGACGCCTTGGGCGCTCATCCTTCTGGAGATGTCCGGCGATCGCATCGCATCGATCACCTCCTTCCTCGATACCGGAACCCTGTTCCCTCTCTTCGGCCTGCCGCCCCGGCTCTCGCCTTAA
- a CDS encoding carbohydrate binding domain-containing protein, which yields MHRTRISPIALLPLLLYCAAAVQAQNLLSNPGFENANPGDYWQLWKADTTTAATYDAVLTFPATGAHEGTRYAQVEVKAAAPENWHIQLQLPPDWVADSGASYELKFWARSDSSTSIHLGIQDGPDNNYTYRSGQDFSLSPEWTEQTLAYTSDRQGNGALRFNLYLGAHQDTYGFDSFSLEKQVVGIRGDGAGSQAFRIGQGSGNLVLSLGGGVSEDWKAELLDLRGMTLATAAGRAGRALTLAQPRDPGIYLVRAATSTRSWVRKVFLGKNSGS from the coding sequence ATGCATCGAACCCGTATCTCCCCGATTGCCTTGTTGCCCTTGCTGCTCTATTGCGCCGCAGCGGTCCAGGCGCAAAACCTGCTTTCCAATCCCGGTTTCGAAAACGCCAACCCCGGCGACTACTGGCAATTGTGGAAGGCGGATACGACGACGGCGGCGACGTACGATGCCGTCCTTACTTTCCCCGCTACCGGGGCCCACGAAGGGACCCGGTACGCCCAGGTCGAGGTCAAAGCGGCTGCGCCGGAAAACTGGCATATCCAGCTGCAACTCCCTCCGGATTGGGTGGCCGATAGCGGGGCCAGTTACGAATTGAAATTCTGGGCCCGCAGCGACTCTTCCACGAGCATCCACCTGGGGATCCAGGACGGACCGGACAACAACTATACCTATCGCTCCGGCCAGGATTTCTCCCTGTCTCCCGAATGGACGGAGCAGACTCTCGCCTATACTTCCGACCGGCAGGGGAATGGCGCCTTGCGTTTCAATCTGTACCTGGGAGCGCACCAGGACACCTATGGGTTCGATAGCTTCAGCTTGGAAAAGCAGGTCGTGGGAATCCGCGGGGACGGGGCCGGGAGCCAGGCTTTCCGGATCGGGCAGGGCTCGGGAAACCTCGTCCTCTCTTTAGGCGGGGGCGTTTCCGAGGATTGGAAGGCGGAGCTTTTGGACCTTCGCGGGATGACCCTTGCGACGGCCGCCGGGCGGGCGGGGCGCGCGTTGACCCTGGCCCAGCCCAGGGATCCGGGCATCTACCTTGTCCGGGCGGCCACGTCCACGCGTTCCTGGGTTCGCAAGGTTTTCCTCGGGAAAAATTCCGGGTCCTAA
- a CDS encoding Crp/Fnr family transcriptional regulator: MDFRILKQNIGRHVAFSDVELEAICSRFRSRKVARKEFLLKQGEVCRFEGFVTEGCFRLFSTNADGVEAVLYFAARDWWVADIDSFTNGAPAELSIQAIEDSEVLFIGKEDKERLYADVPKVEQLFRIMTQKTLVALQRRMIRNHTLSAEERYLHFLSAYPDIARRLTNLHIASYLGITHEFVSKIRRRLAGK, encoded by the coding sequence ATGGATTTCCGGATCCTAAAGCAAAACATCGGCAGGCACGTGGCCTTCTCGGATGTCGAACTCGAGGCCATCTGCAGCCGCTTCCGGTCGCGGAAAGTGGCCAGGAAGGAATTCCTCCTTAAGCAAGGCGAGGTGTGCCGCTTCGAAGGATTCGTGACGGAGGGGTGCTTCCGCCTATTCTCGACCAATGCCGACGGCGTGGAGGCGGTCCTGTATTTCGCGGCCCGCGACTGGTGGGTGGCCGACATCGACAGCTTCACCAACGGCGCTCCCGCGGAACTTTCCATCCAGGCCATCGAGGACAGCGAGGTTCTCTTCATCGGCAAAGAGGATAAGGAGCGCCTGTATGCGGATGTTCCCAAGGTCGAGCAGCTCTTCCGGATCATGACCCAGAAGACCCTGGTCGCTCTCCAGCGCCGGATGATCCGGAACCACACCCTGTCGGCGGAGGAACGCTATCTTCATTTCCTCTCCGCCTACCCGGACATCGCGCGCCGCCTGACCAACCTGCACATAGCCTCCTACCTGGGCATCACCCACGAGTTCGTGAGCAAAATCCGGCGTAGGCTGGCCGGAAAATAG
- a CDS encoding MBL fold metallo-hydrolase — MIMQANAGKLNYTVYRADANSFHVASVLVSGEKDAVLVDTQFTLADAHKVAAEVLKSGKNLTAIYISHGDPDYYFGLGVLKQAFPDARIYATPQTLAHIRKTYQKKLETWGPKLGLNGPKEVVFPETLLGNSLNLEGKTLEIKGLDGPSPERSYVWIPDLKAIVGGVNVYDGLHLWVADAGTPEKRKAWLAILEGMEKLQPEIVVPGHALGDGQRNAETLAYSKQYLLAFEKEADKAKESGALIAAMQKLYPGAQLAIALQLGAKVAKGEMTW; from the coding sequence ATGATCATGCAAGCCAATGCGGGAAAACTGAACTATACGGTCTATCGGGCGGATGCCAACAGCTTTCATGTGGCCTCCGTCCTCGTCTCCGGCGAAAAGGATGCCGTCCTCGTGGACACCCAGTTCACTCTGGCGGACGCGCACAAGGTGGCCGCCGAGGTCCTAAAATCCGGCAAGAACCTGACCGCCATCTATATAAGCCATGGCGATCCGGACTACTATTTCGGATTGGGCGTGCTGAAGCAGGCCTTCCCCGACGCCCGCATCTATGCCACCCCGCAAACCCTGGCCCATATCCGGAAGACCTACCAGAAAAAGCTTGAGACGTGGGGTCCTAAGCTGGGGTTGAACGGACCCAAGGAGGTGGTCTTCCCGGAAACGCTGCTCGGCAATTCCTTGAACCTGGAAGGGAAGACCCTGGAAATCAAGGGGCTCGACGGCCCCTCTCCCGAGCGCAGCTACGTCTGGATTCCGGACCTTAAGGCTATCGTAGGCGGGGTAAACGTGTACGACGGGCTGCACCTGTGGGTGGCCGATGCCGGCACTCCTGAGAAGCGCAAGGCCTGGCTCGCCATCCTGGAGGGGATGGAAAAGCTGCAGCCGGAAATCGTGGTGCCCGGGCATGCCCTCGGTGACGGCCAACGGAACGCAGAGACCCTCGCATATTCCAAGCAGTATCTCCTCGCTTTCGAGAAGGAGGCGGACAAAGCCAAGGAATCCGGGGCTCTCATCGCCGCCATGCAGAAGCTATACCCCGGTGCTCAGCTGGCCATCGCCCTGCAGCTTGGCGCCAAGGTGGCCAAGGGCGAGATGACCTGGTAG
- a CDS encoding nuclear transport factor 2 family protein, giving the protein MAASNLEIVKSTYEGKTSEENGRNLERHLAPEATWTEAAGFPYGGTYTGFREIAEKVFARLAGEWDGYRFEPEDYVAAGDKVVAYGSYKGTYKRTGKYFEARVAHLWTLKAGKIIRFEQFVDSRIVAAALE; this is encoded by the coding sequence ATGGCGGCAAGCAACCTGGAAATCGTGAAAAGCACCTACGAAGGGAAGACCTCGGAGGAGAACGGCCGCAACCTGGAACGGCACCTGGCACCGGAGGCCACCTGGACGGAGGCGGCGGGCTTCCCTTACGGCGGCACCTACACCGGGTTCCGGGAAATCGCGGAGAAGGTCTTCGCCCGCCTGGCAGGAGAGTGGGATGGCTACCGCTTCGAACCCGAGGATTACGTCGCCGCCGGGGACAAGGTGGTCGCCTACGGCAGTTACAAAGGCACCTACAAGCGGACGGGGAAATACTTCGAAGCCCGGGTGGCCCATCTCTGGACCCTGAAGGCCGGGAAAATCATCCGCTTCGAGCAGTTCGTCGACAGCCGGATCGTGGCCGCCGCTCTGGAATAG